One genomic window of Trichlorobacter lovleyi includes the following:
- a CDS encoding DUF1566 domain-containing protein — translation MLKHAITVLLLAFSLFYFPFCICTSLAAPAPVPATGQTSCYNTAGSEIPCSGTGQDGDLQVGVVWPDPRFTDNGNGTITDNLTGLVWLKDADCFGSKPWLEATFAADALASGACGLSDGSTAGQWHLPRRRELKSLVNRGQVNNSYWLDTQGFTNVGIMYWSSSSLLLDVNDYYGWKVFIFDGIMRIENKANSFLVWPVRGGPGVVWPDPRFTDNGNGTITDNLTGLIWLKNTNCTDSAGGVDKNSGSLSWANALTWSNNLTSGLCGLTDGSTAGQWRLPNVDELESLIDTWLATDASPLDRSFSNLQRSEYWSSSTYLPLRNNSFYVSMLVGEVDFNSKDSNYYVWPVRSVSSVISVVPGSKDFGSVGIGSSSGQVITISNPSRPDNLSVYSLGIDGPDINMFLLDTGDGSNGSCGPMPIIAGGGGCTVTVYFVPLASGVKTAVLNIASSAPAAPLKSMALTGNGVDLTTSSLILTMAGTGNGVVYSDPVGLYCTDGTCLAEFVPWTTVVLQPVPDNDSTFELWSQECNGSAGCSLLMSANRYVTANFNQAPKARVDAVGYDTLTAAYTGSTTGAEILAREVEFQEDWLLNRDIVVAFKGGFNAAFSTNTGFYTTLAGSLTIGNGSLSIENLLIK, via the coding sequence ATGCTCAAGCATGCCATTACGGTTTTGTTGCTTGCATTTTCACTTTTTTATTTTCCATTTTGCATTTGCACCTCTCTTGCCGCCCCCGCTCCTGTCCCGGCCACCGGTCAGACCTCCTGCTACAATACCGCTGGATCGGAGATACCCTGCAGCGGTACCGGTCAGGATGGCGATCTACAAGTTGGTGTGGTCTGGCCTGATCCCCGTTTTACGGATAACGGTAATGGTACCATAACCGACAACCTGACCGGCTTGGTCTGGCTGAAGGATGCCGACTGTTTTGGCAGCAAACCTTGGTTGGAAGCTACTTTTGCGGCCGACGCCCTTGCTTCCGGTGCCTGCGGGTTAAGTGATGGCTCAACAGCCGGACAGTGGCACCTCCCCCGCAGGCGAGAACTGAAAAGCCTGGTCAATCGTGGACAGGTCAACAATTCCTACTGGCTCGATACACAAGGTTTCACCAATGTTGGAATCATGTATTGGTCTTCCAGTAGCCTGTTGCTCGATGTTAATGATTATTACGGCTGGAAGGTGTTTATATTCGATGGCATCATGCGTATTGAGAATAAGGCCAATTCCTTCTTGGTTTGGCCTGTTCGTGGCGGGCCAGGAGTGGTCTGGCCTGATCCTCGTTTCACGGATAACGGTAATGGTACCATAACCGACAACCTGACCGGCTTGATCTGGCTGAAGAACACCAACTGTACCGACAGCGCAGGGGGGGTGGACAAGAACAGTGGTTCCTTAAGCTGGGCCAATGCCTTAACCTGGAGTAATAATCTGACCTCCGGTCTCTGCGGTTTGACTGACGGCTCCACTGCCGGTCAGTGGCGTTTGCCCAACGTGGATGAGCTAGAAAGTCTGATTGATACGTGGTTGGCCACTGACGCTTCGCCTCTGGACCGTTCTTTCAGTAACCTCCAGCGTTCTGAGTACTGGTCCTCCAGCACCTATTTGCCCCTTCGAAATAACTCCTTCTATGTGAGCATGCTGGTGGGGGAGGTGGATTTTAACAGCAAAGACAGTAACTACTACGTCTGGCCAGTTCGTAGTGTTAGTTCGGTCATTTCGGTTGTGCCTGGTTCCAAAGATTTCGGTTCAGTAGGAATCGGTAGCAGCTCCGGCCAGGTTATTACCATAAGCAACCCGTCGAGACCAGATAACCTGTCTGTCTACAGTCTGGGTATTGATGGGCCAGATATCAATATGTTTCTACTCGATACGGGTGATGGCAGCAATGGCAGTTGTGGGCCGATGCCGATCATTGCCGGCGGAGGGGGCTGTACCGTTACGGTTTATTTTGTTCCGTTGGCAAGTGGTGTAAAAACAGCTGTTTTGAACATTGCCTCAAGTGCCCCGGCAGCGCCGTTGAAATCAATGGCGTTGACCGGTAACGGGGTGGACCTGACAACTTCATCATTGATACTAACCATGGCCGGTACTGGCAATGGCGTTGTGTATAGCGATCCGGTGGGGCTCTACTGCACAGATGGTACCTGTCTGGCAGAATTTGTGCCTTGGACAACAGTAGTTCTTCAGCCCGTGCCTGATAATGATTCTACCTTTGAGCTCTGGTCACAGGAGTGCAATGGCTCTGCAGGTTGTTCACTACTAATGTCCGCAAACCGTTATGTGACGGCAAACTTTAACCAGGCACCCAAGGCAAGGGTGGACGCGGTAGGGTATGACACGTTGACAGCAGCCTACACAGGCAGCACTACCGGGGCAGAAATCTTGGCCCGCGAGGTTGAATTTCAGGAAGATTGGCTATTGAACAGGGATATTGTCGTTGCCTTCAAAGGTGGCTTTAATGCCGCATTCAGTACCAATACCGGTTTTTACACCACCCTTGCTGGTAGTCTGAC